A window from Malacoplasma iowae encodes these proteins:
- a CDS encoding heparan-alpha-glucosaminide N-acetyltransferase domain-containing protein produces MKFNLLSQGNIKDKSKMIFLSDDYFNGVTRLKSIDAFRGMCVFCMLIFQFLKNFPSLGILSRIANHSLEKGIVILPGMTLADFIAPAFIFAIGLTFSLSFINRKNRQGTLKAFIHAIERALTILGIGTFLDLCNKYLDFFGGKNQLDAVAYTLTAFSVIALLSLICRLIGLIPKMPNLYRSIVAQIFYISLSCMGIINIIITSIDYHLILTGKSQIYVYWVTLQTIGFAILVAIPFVIFNKWVKLSGFIIIFILFSIYHQTGNNKTYLDIPVHGGVIGGFGWGAMLLLSMFIGEIYYKNKNASFAVSAIVASLGILLIQWLGNINLGSCSPTFILTTIGLSGIVFACFDCFSKFYKLNFTPFVWWGKNPIIMFLIEFFVLGVYGAVAPKAALTDAPAWLASIQGIVAVVGLTAIAFGLYKTNRKLSI; encoded by the coding sequence ATGAAGTTCAATCTATTATCCCAAGGAAATATAAAAGATAAGTCCAAAATGATTTTCTTATCAGATGATTATTTTAATGGCGTCACTCGTTTAAAAAGTATAGATGCTTTTAGAGGAATGTGTGTCTTCTGTATGTTGATCTTTCAATTCCTAAAAAACTTTCCAAGTTTAGGTATATTATCCAGGATTGCTAATCATAGTTTAGAGAAAGGAATAGTTATTCTTCCAGGAATGACTCTTGCTGATTTCATTGCACCAGCATTTATTTTTGCAATTGGACTAACATTTAGTTTGTCTTTTATTAATAGAAAAAATAGGCAAGGTACACTTAAAGCATTTATTCATGCTATTGAAAGAGCATTAACGATTTTAGGTATTGGAACTTTTTTAGATCTCTGTAACAAATATTTAGATTTTTTTGGTGGAAAAAATCAATTAGATGCAGTTGCTTATACATTAACAGCATTTTCAGTAATAGCTCTTTTATCACTTATATGCCGATTAATAGGTTTGATTCCAAAAATGCCAAACCTCTATAGATCAATTGTTGCACAAATATTTTATATATCTCTTTCTTGTATGGGGATTATCAATATTATTATTACTTCAATTGATTATCATCTTATATTGACAGGTAAATCACAAATTTATGTTTACTGAGTAACATTGCAAACCATAGGTTTTGCCATTCTTGTAGCAATTCCATTTGTTATTTTTAATAAATGAGTAAAACTATCTGGATTTATTATCATATTCATTTTATTTAGTATTTATCATCAAACAGGAAATAACAAAACTTATCTTGATATTCCAGTTCATGGTGGAGTAATCGGTGGTTTTGGATGAGGAGCAATGTTGCTATTGTCCATGTTTATTGGCGAAATATATTACAAAAACAAAAATGCTAGTTTTGCAGTTAGTGCAATAGTTGCTTCACTTGGGATACTACTTATCCAATGACTTGGAAATATAAATCTTGGATCATGTAGTCCTACATTCATTCTTACAACAATTGGATTATCTGGAATTGTGTTTGCTTGTTTTGATTGTTTTTCAAAATTTTACAAATTGAATTTTACCCCTTTTGTTTGATGGGGCAAGAACCCAATTATTATGTTCTTAATTGAGTTCTTTGTTCTAGGGGTTTATGGGGCGGTTGCCCCTAAAGCGGCATTAACTGATGCACCAGCATGACTAGCATCAATTCAAGGAATAGTTGCCGTTGTTGGATTAACTGCTATTGCATTTGGTTTATATAAAACAAATAGAAAATTATCAATATAA
- a CDS encoding HU family DNA-binding protein yields MAIKSIEKLVINNTKPLTKKEIYKLISNNINISETVIRDIFEDFSNLLFAELDRCGEFKMFDWGKIKVTHSKARLGKNPLTGESAVFKSKTKLKFTFSKQCKDFAETLYV; encoded by the coding sequence ATGGCTATCAAATCAATAGAAAAACTTGTAATTAATAATACTAAACCATTAACAAAAAAAGAAATTTATAAATTAATAAGCAATAACATAAACATTTCAGAAACTGTTATTAGAGATATATTTGAAGATTTTTCAAATTTACTTTTTGCAGAACTTGATAGATGTGGAGAATTCAAAATGTTTGATTGAGGAAAAATAAAAGTAACTCACTCAAAAGCTAGACTTGGTAAAAATCCACTTACAGGTGAAAGCGCTGTTTTTAAATCTAAAACTAAGTTGAAATTTACTTTTTCAAAACAATGTAAAGATTTTGCTGAAACACTTTATGTTTAG
- a CDS encoding HU family DNA-binding protein — protein sequence MAVKSMEKLVIDSGKPLTKREIYKLISNNINISETVIKDIFDDFTKLMFAELDRCGEFKLLDLGKIKVTHSDARLGKNPLTGENTVFKSKTKLKFSFSKQCKEFAETLYV from the coding sequence ATGGCAGTAAAATCAATGGAAAAATTGGTAATTGATAGTGGTAAACCTCTTACAAAAAGAGAAATCTACAAATTAATTAGCAACAACATTAATATTTCAGAAACTGTTATTAAAGACATCTTTGATGATTTCACAAAGCTTATGTTCGCTGAATTAGATAGATGTGGAGAATTTAAATTATTAGATTTAGGAAAAATCAAAGTTACTCACTCTGATGCTAGACTTGGTAAAAACCCTTTAACTGGAGAAAACACAGTTTTTAAATCTAAAACTAAGTTAAAATTCTCTTTCTCTAAACAATGTAAAGAATTCGCAGAAACATTATATGTTTAA